The Corallococcus caeni genomic interval GCGCGTTCCATGACGAGACGCTCCCCGCGGAGGGCGCCAAGGTCGCGCACTTCTGCTCCATGTGCGGGCCGCACTTCTGCTCCATGAAGATCACCCAGGACGTGCGCGACTACGCGGACAAGGTCGGCGTCAACGAGACCCAGGCGCTGGAGCAGGGGATGAAGGACAAGAGCGAGGAATTCAAGAAGGCCGGCCACGAGCTGTACCGCTGAGAGCCGGCCGGCGGACGGGGGCCCCCTGGGGCGGCCCCTGTCCACTGGATGACAGGCACCGACACGGCATGCCATGTTGCGCCCATCCGGGCGCACCCGTCGCGCCCCCCAGACTTACCGGAAGGGCTCTCATGGACATGGACCCCCAGCAGCGTGAGGATCAGCAGTTCGGCTCGTTCATCACCGGCTCGCCCACGGCGACCCAGGATGAGAAGACGATGGGGATGTTGTCCCATCTGGGCGCCATCGCCGGCCTGGTGGTGGGCGCGGGCTTCCTGGGCTGGGCGGTGCCCCTGTTCCTGATGCTGACCAAGGGCAAGGAGTCGTCCTTCGTCCGCGGCAACGCGGTGGAGTCGCTCAACTTCCAGATCACCACGCTCATCGCGATGTTCGTCTCCGGCATCCTGATGTGCGTGGGCGTGGGCTTCATCCTGGTGCCCGTCGTCGCGCTGGCGTCGCTGGTGTTCAGCGTCATCGGCGGCATCAAGGCGAACGAGGGCCAGCTGTACCGCTACCCCGTGAACCTGCGGCTGGTGAAGTAGCCGTCAGCCGCCAATGCCCATCATGGGCAGGAGCGTGGCGCCGTTTCCGGCCTCCGTGAAGCGGTGCCCCTCCGGCTTCTCCCCCAGCGCGCGGCGCACGGCCACGGCCAGCTCCTCGTCCGTCGCGCCGCCCCGGATGAGCTGATGCAGCGGCGCCTGCGCCCGGCCGCCCAGGCAGCTGCGCAGGTCGCCGTTGGACGCCACCCGCACCCGGTTGCAGCCGCCGCAGAAGTTCTGCGTCAGCGGGGAGATGAACCCCACGCGCCCACCCTCCGTGCGCCAGTAGCGCGCCGGGCCGGACGTGGGGGACGCGGCGTTCTCCTGCGGCTCCTCGGTGAGGACGCGGCCCGCGGCCGTCAGGCGCTCCAGCAGCTCCGCCGTGGGCACCGGCGTGCCCTGGCCAAAGGGCATCAACTCGAT includes:
- a CDS encoding DUF4870 domain-containing protein, which gives rise to MDMDPQQREDQQFGSFITGSPTATQDEKTMGMLSHLGAIAGLVVGAGFLGWAVPLFLMLTKGKESSFVRGNAVESLNFQITTLIAMFVSGILMCVGVGFILVPVVALASLVFSVIGGIKANEGQLYRYPVNLRLVK